In Immundisolibacter sp., the following proteins share a genomic window:
- the mobA gene encoding molybdenum cofactor guanylyltransferase MobA, whose translation MPGHLAASPESKLSTTAVTGLILAGGGGRRLGGIDKGLLELDGEPLVQHVAQRLVGQVGTLLLSANRNLDRYRALGFAPLTDDPYRDAGPLAGLRAGLMACATPWLLAVPCDMPFLPVDLGQRLLQAAPADDPRARVPWDGQRHHYACLLLPRTALAQVETALDSGRRSVRELLHAIGWIGVDFAASDPQAFCNINAPADLAALECPAESP comes from the coding sequence ATGCCCGGTCACCTTGCAGCCAGCCCCGAGTCAAAGCTGTCGACGACTGCCGTCACCGGCCTGATCCTGGCCGGCGGAGGCGGCAGGCGCCTGGGCGGCATCGACAAGGGCCTGCTCGAACTCGACGGCGAACCGCTGGTGCAGCACGTGGCGCAGCGCCTCGTGGGCCAGGTCGGCACGCTGCTGCTGAGCGCCAACCGCAATCTGGACCGCTACCGCGCACTCGGCTTCGCGCCACTTACCGACGATCCGTACCGCGACGCCGGCCCGCTGGCCGGCCTGCGGGCCGGACTTATGGCCTGTGCCACGCCCTGGCTGCTGGCGGTGCCCTGCGACATGCCGTTTCTGCCGGTCGATCTGGGCCAGCGCCTGCTGCAGGCCGCGCCAGCCGACGACCCGCGTGCCAGGGTGCCCTGGGACGGCCAGCGCCACCACTACGCCTGCCTGCTGCTGCCGCGCACCGCGCTGGCGCAGGTGGAAACCGCACTTGATTCCGGCCGGCGCAGCGTGCGCGAACTGCTGCACGCAATCGGCTGGATCGGCGTGGATTTTGCTGCATCGGACCCACAGGCCTTCTGCAACATCAATGCGCCGGCCGATCTCGCCGCCCTCGAATGCCCCGCGGAGTCCCCATGA
- the pyk gene encoding pyruvate kinase: MTVQRQTRIVATLGPATDPPGVLAQMLRAGLNVARINFSHGQRADHERRIAALRAAAQEVGCDVAVLADLAGPKVRVRGFRDGPINLVAGAHFCIDASLGEQDGDINAVGTDYAELAQDVAPGDRLLLNDGLIQLRVLAVQGEAVHCEVEAGGVLSNHKGINKQGGGLSAGALTAKDREDIPIAAALEVDYLAVSFVRRALDIELTRELLRGAGGHGRIVAKIERSEAVAALESIVEAADAVMVARGDLGVEIGDAELPGVQKRIIAVARELNRPCITATQMMESMIENPVPTRAEVLDVANAVMDGTDAVMLSAETSVGAYPVRVIETVARICLGAERYPVTERSAAQFESHFARTDEAIAMAAMYVARNGRISAAVALTDSGHTALLLSRLLHGIPIFAMTEHARTRRRLALMRGVTAVNFDRGARPYERVAQDALELLKARGLLSTGMRVLITKGDQPGSGRSNTLLLMDVG, from the coding sequence ATGACTGTCCAGCGCCAGACCCGCATCGTCGCCACCCTCGGTCCGGCCACCGACCCGCCGGGCGTGCTCGCGCAGATGCTGCGCGCCGGCCTGAACGTGGCGCGCATCAATTTCTCGCACGGCCAGCGCGCCGACCATGAGCGACGCATCGCCGCCCTGCGCGCGGCGGCCCAGGAAGTCGGCTGCGACGTGGCCGTGCTGGCCGACCTGGCCGGTCCGAAGGTGCGCGTGCGCGGCTTCCGGGACGGGCCGATAAACCTGGTTGCCGGCGCGCACTTCTGCATCGACGCCTCGCTCGGCGAGCAGGACGGCGACATCAACGCCGTGGGCACCGACTATGCCGAGCTGGCACAGGACGTCGCGCCCGGCGACCGCCTGCTGCTCAACGACGGCCTGATCCAGCTGCGCGTGCTTGCTGTGCAGGGCGAGGCCGTGCACTGCGAGGTCGAGGCCGGCGGCGTGCTCTCCAACCACAAGGGCATCAACAAGCAGGGCGGTGGCCTGTCGGCCGGCGCGCTGACCGCCAAGGACCGCGAGGACATCCCCATCGCCGCGGCGCTTGAAGTCGATTATCTGGCCGTCTCTTTCGTGCGCCGGGCACTGGACATCGAGCTGACGCGCGAGTTGCTGCGCGGCGCCGGCGGCCACGGCCGCATCGTGGCCAAGATCGAGCGCAGCGAGGCGGTGGCGGCGCTCGAAAGCATCGTCGAGGCGGCCGACGCGGTGATGGTGGCGCGCGGCGACCTGGGGGTGGAGATCGGCGACGCCGAGCTGCCCGGCGTGCAGAAACGCATCATCGCCGTGGCGCGCGAGCTGAACCGGCCCTGCATCACCGCCACGCAGATGATGGAGTCGATGATCGAAAACCCGGTGCCGACCCGCGCCGAGGTGCTGGACGTGGCCAACGCCGTGATGGATGGCACCGACGCCGTGATGCTGTCGGCCGAGACCTCGGTCGGCGCCTACCCGGTGCGGGTGATCGAAACCGTGGCACGGATTTGCCTGGGCGCCGAGCGCTACCCGGTCACCGAGCGCTCAGCGGCGCAGTTCGAGAGCCACTTCGCGCGTACCGACGAGGCCATCGCCATGGCTGCCATGTACGTGGCACGCAATGGCCGCATCAGCGCCGCCGTGGCGCTCACCGATTCCGGCCATACCGCACTGCTGCTGTCGCGCCTGCTGCATGGCATCCCGATTTTTGCGATGACCGAACACGCCCGCACGCGCCGCCGACTGGCCCTGATGCGTGGCGTGACGGCAGTCAATTTCGACCGTGGCGCGCGTCCCTACGAGCGGGTGGCACAGGACGCGCTGGAACTGTTGAAAGCCCGCGGCCTGCTCAGTACCGGCATGCGCGTGCTGATCACCAAGGGCGATCAGCCCGGCTCCGGGCGTTCCAATACCTTGCTGTTGATGGACGTGGGCTGA